One Opitutaceae bacterium DNA segment encodes these proteins:
- a CDS encoding aldo/keto reductase yields MSQSESRRTFLRHGLVGTAAAGVAMVGLQKTRAAEPPKPRRIDRRVLGRTGAEVSIIGLGLGSAFTANHDGKSEEVTAILQAALDRGINYWDTARSYGPSEELVGPMVEKHRSEIFLVSKTADRSYDGFKRELETSLAKLKTDHLDLYHLHNFEPTRDADLAAIEKGAVRAAREAKEQGIIRSFGVTGHSGPDILMAAIRQFDPDCIMTTFPCTRPDDGRYEDELLPLALENKMGVIAMKMVRRARDADFAGTDLIRYAISLPGISVANVGLDTIAHLTENAEMATNFEPMSQAARVALHQRITPLLAHTATPWERPGYRDGMIA; encoded by the coding sequence ATGAGCCAATCTGAATCGAGACGAACCTTTCTGCGTCATGGTCTGGTCGGAACTGCCGCGGCCGGGGTGGCCATGGTTGGCCTCCAGAAGACCCGGGCTGCCGAACCGCCAAAACCGCGCAGGATCGACCGCAGGGTGCTCGGCCGGACCGGCGCTGAAGTCTCCATCATCGGGCTTGGTCTCGGCAGCGCGTTCACGGCGAATCACGACGGAAAGTCCGAAGAGGTCACCGCGATCCTCCAGGCCGCACTCGATCGTGGAATCAATTACTGGGACACCGCCCGCTCCTACGGACCGAGCGAGGAACTGGTCGGTCCCATGGTCGAGAAACACCGGTCCGAGATTTTCCTGGTCAGCAAGACGGCCGACCGAAGCTACGATGGCTTCAAACGCGAACTGGAGACCAGCCTGGCCAAACTGAAGACCGACCATCTGGACCTTTACCACCTGCACAACTTCGAACCCACGAGAGACGCTGACCTGGCGGCCATCGAGAAAGGCGCCGTCCGCGCCGCCCGCGAAGCCAAGGAACAGGGAATCATCCGGAGTTTTGGCGTCACCGGGCACAGCGGTCCGGACATCCTGATGGCCGCGATACGGCAGTTCGACCCCGACTGCATCATGACGACCTTCCCCTGCACCCGTCCGGACGACGGTCGATACGAGGATGAACTGCTGCCGCTGGCCCTCGAAAACAAGATGGGCGTGATCGCGATGAAGATGGTCCGTCGGGCCCGCGATGCCGATTTCGCCGGCACGGACCTGATTCGCTACGCGATCAGCCTGCCCGGAATTAGCGTGGCCAATGTCGGGTTGGATACAATCGCTCACCTGACGGAGAACGCCGAGATGGCCACGAATTTCGAACCGATGAGTCAGGCCGCGAGGGTCGCGCTGCACCAACGGATCACCCCGCTTCTTGCCCATACGGCGACTCCCTGGGAGCGCCCCGGATATCGCGACGGGATGATTGCCTGA
- a CDS encoding 4Fe-4S dicluster domain-containing protein: protein MKTHPADPWSEISRRDAIKTLFSLAAAFTASGCSKDHEALTSFFNTHFKELDAEELATTLARWESRYSKRFDRPVSVSATPPMEGVLFGYALDVSRCIGCRKCVYACVDENNQSRDPQVQWITVLQMDKGKGVDMEHADAFYDPPEVPEEDKFYFPVQCQQCENPPCVKACPVDATWKEDDGIVVIDYDWCVGCRCCVAACPYGARHFNWKKPAIPSDELNPKTEYLGNRPRPQGVVEKCTFCIQRTRQGRYPACVEVCPVGSRKFGNLLDPSSEIRYILDHHRVFVLKEELNTQPKFFYYFSS from the coding sequence ATGAAGACCCACCCCGCAGATCCCTGGTCGGAGATCAGTCGCCGCGACGCTATCAAGACCCTGTTTTCACTGGCGGCTGCCTTTACTGCGAGCGGCTGTTCGAAGGATCACGAGGCGCTCACTTCGTTCTTCAACACCCACTTCAAGGAGTTGGATGCCGAAGAGCTTGCCACAACCCTGGCGCGCTGGGAGAGCCGCTACAGCAAACGTTTCGACCGGCCGGTGTCGGTCAGCGCCACTCCGCCGATGGAGGGCGTGCTCTTTGGATACGCGCTCGATGTTTCGCGGTGTATCGGCTGCCGTAAGTGCGTCTATGCCTGTGTGGACGAAAACAATCAGTCACGGGATCCCCAGGTCCAGTGGATCACCGTTCTGCAGATGGACAAGGGCAAGGGAGTCGACATGGAACACGCCGATGCCTTCTACGACCCTCCGGAGGTGCCCGAGGAGGACAAATTCTATTTCCCGGTTCAGTGTCAGCAATGCGAGAATCCTCCCTGCGTGAAGGCCTGCCCGGTTGATGCGACCTGGAAGGAGGATGACGGCATCGTGGTCATCGATTACGACTGGTGTGTCGGCTGCCGCTGCTGCGTCGCGGCCTGCCCATATGGCGCCCGCCACTTCAACTGGAAGAAGCCGGCGATACCGTCGGACGAACTCAATCCGAAGACGGAGTACCTGGGCAATCGTCCGCGTCCCCAGGGGGTGGTTGAGAAGTGCACCTTCTGCATCCAGCGGACGCGTCAGGGACGTTATCCAGCCTGCGTGGAGGTCTGTCCGGTCGGATCGCGCAAGTTCGGCAACCTGCTCGATCCTTCGAGCGAAATCCGCTACATCCTGGATCACCATCGCGTATTTGTTCTGAAGGAGGAACTGAACACCCAGCCGAAGTTCTTCTATTATTTCTCCAGCTGA
- a CDS encoding efflux RND transporter periplasmic adaptor subunit, whose protein sequence is MKSRRPAFWISVSLVTVLVLLVALRFRSDQPSSSNDRGGRRVPVAVAPIVKGPIELRRTFTGALEAYASFIVAPKVGGRIRSVYVDISDPVDLGQIVARLDDAEIESEEAQAAADLAVTEAGLVEARSQAEIALRDLKRLDELRDKGFTSDSEYEVAEAAQMAREARLKVAEAQVVRARAALNATRIRRGYSSVVADWDGEDAQRIVAERFVDEGETVSANTPLLRIVEIDRIIAVITVTERDYASLRPGQEGTIVTDAYPGVTFLGTIERIAPVFRETTRQARVEMLIENKERKLKPGMFMRATLVLDRVESATIVPESALTRREGVDGCFLLDDARETVRWVEVSTGLRDGERVQVFGDGLNGEVVVLGQQLLDDGSMVSIPESSGADPTQ, encoded by the coding sequence ATGAAGAGTCGACGCCCCGCATTCTGGATCTCGGTCTCCCTGGTGACGGTTCTGGTTCTGCTTGTGGCTTTGCGATTCAGGTCCGATCAACCGTCTTCCTCGAATGATCGCGGCGGCCGGCGCGTTCCGGTTGCGGTGGCGCCGATTGTAAAGGGCCCCATCGAGCTCAGACGCACGTTCACCGGTGCGCTGGAGGCGTATGCCTCGTTCATCGTGGCCCCCAAAGTGGGTGGAAGGATTCGCAGCGTCTACGTTGATATTTCCGATCCGGTCGATCTGGGACAGATCGTGGCGCGGCTCGACGATGCGGAGATCGAGTCTGAAGAGGCTCAGGCCGCGGCCGATCTGGCGGTGACGGAAGCCGGCCTGGTCGAGGCCCGGAGCCAGGCGGAGATCGCTTTGCGGGATCTGAAGCGACTCGATGAGTTGCGGGACAAAGGCTTCACTTCCGATTCGGAATACGAGGTGGCGGAAGCGGCGCAGATGGCGCGGGAAGCGCGGCTCAAGGTGGCGGAGGCCCAGGTGGTCCGGGCCCGGGCCGCCCTCAACGCCACGCGGATCCGCCGCGGTTATTCCAGTGTGGTGGCCGATTGGGATGGCGAGGATGCCCAGAGGATCGTGGCCGAGCGCTTTGTCGACGAGGGCGAGACCGTATCCGCCAACACGCCATTGCTGAGGATCGTTGAGATAGACCGTATCATCGCGGTCATCACCGTCACGGAGCGGGATTATGCCTCCCTGCGGCCCGGTCAGGAGGGAACGATTGTCACCGACGCCTATCCCGGTGTGACGTTCCTCGGAACGATTGAAAGGATTGCGCCGGTATTCCGGGAAACCACCCGGCAGGCGCGGGTGGAAATGCTGATCGAGAACAAGGAGCGAAAGCTCAAGCCGGGCATGTTCATGCGGGCGACCCTTGTTCTGGACCGGGTGGAGTCCGCCACCATTGTTCCTGAATCCGCACTGACCCGGCGGGAAGGGGTGGACGGGTGTTTTCTCCTCGACGATGCCCGGGAGACGGTCCGCTGGGTGGAGGTCTCAACCGGCCTCCGCGATGGCGAGCGTGTTCAGGTTTTTGGCGATGGGCTGAACGGTGAAGTCGTGGTGCTTGGACAGCAGCTTCTCGATGACGGTTCCATGGTGAGCATTCCGGAAAGCAGCGGGGCGGATCCGACGCAATGA
- a CDS encoding heparinase II/III family protein, whose product MTSVPSLGLLFDSAEVPRIRTTLQRPEFAAFWDGARRADLAADERFLREELRLNNPNSDLARAANILQRCAFVQAIESDPAQVALARLALDRMLAYKRWDWILEAGRDTVGVMRNGTTSVGAVLAADWLGSGLPAVAHDALIRHLVDEAGPAAERAVFGMTHHDQVVGWTMDPGTVGIPRVDVSRWPQILDVNNLRVIATSGLAAVAAFLAGRHPRAPHWAAMARDSLLLFASRLPADGTFPEGPDYWHFTFTYFIVSVELLRRRCGIDLRDCCDFPAMTRYVQAVAAPTRDNPVGCLNIGDAFRSSGSEPLAWIGRHYRDATANHLVLSPGAVRSETVSTAWSAIWFEPCVPARRSADLKLDQVLYPGIVVSRSGWTAADSVLSLRSGLPENHEHADRNSLIFTAHGERLLHDPLKAAYWRADPRWMLRLTAAHTALLIDGRGHQYHEGEEGTNASQATARLTDHRIGPDWMLAVSDATDAYARGGLPATLVRRTVVFLKPDVLIVCDEVRLTSALNVQTRWQVFNDDGRGSVTAETSGFIIARPHASLRAIAAGMGALTITAGHHPLPVEGGVYPFASITSAPAVSHCLVTVCMAAPSDGDHGNLTTVRNGDSWQVAGTHRNRSVRVSLTPQAEGPPIVVL is encoded by the coding sequence ATGACCTCTGTTCCGTCCCTCGGCCTTCTGTTCGATTCCGCCGAGGTTCCGCGCATTCGCACCACTTTGCAGCGCCCGGAGTTTGCCGCCTTTTGGGATGGCGCCCGCAGGGCCGATCTCGCGGCTGACGAGCGTTTTCTGCGCGAGGAACTCAGGCTCAACAATCCGAACTCCGATTTGGCACGCGCGGCCAACATTCTGCAGCGCTGTGCCTTCGTGCAGGCAATCGAGTCCGATCCGGCGCAGGTCGCTCTCGCCCGACTCGCCCTGGACCGCATGCTTGCCTACAAGCGCTGGGACTGGATCCTTGAGGCCGGACGGGATACGGTTGGCGTCATGCGCAACGGCACGACTTCAGTCGGTGCCGTTCTGGCGGCTGACTGGCTTGGGAGCGGTCTGCCAGCCGTCGCTCACGATGCTCTCATTCGCCACCTGGTCGACGAAGCGGGCCCGGCGGCGGAACGCGCCGTCTTCGGCATGACTCACCACGACCAGGTGGTGGGCTGGACCATGGATCCCGGCACCGTCGGCATCCCCAGGGTGGACGTCAGCCGCTGGCCACAGATTCTTGATGTCAACAACCTGCGGGTCATCGCCACCTCCGGTCTGGCTGCCGTAGCCGCGTTTCTCGCAGGCCGTCACCCGCGAGCGCCGCACTGGGCCGCCATGGCGCGCGACAGTCTGCTTCTGTTTGCATCGCGACTGCCGGCTGATGGCACCTTCCCCGAAGGTCCGGATTACTGGCACTTCACCTTCACCTACTTCATCGTTTCGGTGGAGCTGCTGCGCCGCCGCTGTGGGATCGACCTGCGCGACTGTTGCGACTTTCCTGCCATGACCCGCTATGTGCAGGCCGTGGCCGCGCCCACCCGGGACAATCCAGTCGGCTGCCTCAACATTGGCGACGCTTTCCGATCCAGCGGGTCCGAGCCGCTTGCCTGGATCGGCCGCCACTACCGTGATGCCACCGCCAACCACCTCGTGCTTTCCCCCGGAGCCGTGCGCAGCGAAACGGTCAGTACCGCCTGGTCCGCCATCTGGTTCGAGCCCTGCGTCCCGGCCCGCCGCAGCGCCGACCTGAAACTTGATCAGGTGTTGTATCCGGGCATCGTGGTTTCGCGGTCGGGCTGGACGGCGGCCGATTCCGTGCTCTCGCTGCGCAGTGGCTTGCCCGAGAATCATGAGCACGCCGACCGCAACAGCCTCATTTTTACGGCCCACGGCGAACGCCTGCTCCACGATCCGCTGAAGGCCGCCTACTGGCGCGCGGATCCCAGGTGGATGCTGCGCCTGACCGCGGCCCATACCGCTCTGCTCATTGACGGCCGCGGCCACCAGTATCATGAAGGGGAGGAGGGTACCAACGCTTCACAAGCCACCGCCAGGCTCACGGATCACCGGATCGGCCCGGACTGGATGCTCGCCGTCAGCGATGCGACCGACGCCTATGCCCGGGGTGGCCTGCCTGCCACGCTCGTCCGGCGCACCGTGGTTTTTCTCAAGCCTGATGTGTTGATTGTCTGCGATGAGGTTCGGCTCACCTCAGCCCTGAACGTGCAGACCCGCTGGCAGGTCTTCAATGACGACGGCAGGGGTTCGGTCACGGCCGAGACGAGCGGCTTCATCATCGCGCGCCCACATGCCTCGCTGCGGGCCATTGCCGCGGGCATGGGCGCCCTCACGATCACGGCCGGGCACCATCCGCTGCCGGTCGAAGGGGGTGTCTATCCATTTGCGTCCATCACCTCGGCTCCAGCCGTTTCCCATTGTCTCGTCACCGTCTGTATGGCGGCACCGAGCGATGGCGATCACGGCAACCTGACCACCGTGCGCAACGGCGACTCCTGGCAGGTTGCCGGCACTCACCGAAACCGTTCCGTGCGAGTCAGCCTGACGCCCCAAGCCGAAGGTCCGCCCATCGTGGTGCTCTGA
- the astB gene encoding N-succinylarginine dihydrolase, with protein sequence MYLEFNFDGLVGPTHNYAGLARGNLASTRHRHRTSHPKAAALQGLAKMRALARLGVPQGVLPPLERPSVPALRLFGFHGEDDRAVLARAAREAPEILAACCSASSMWTANAATVAPSSDAEDRRLHLTPANLLSHLHRALEAEETAAVLRAIFRDPDRFVVHPPLPGGQAMRDEGAANHTRLVPEFGGSGLHVFVYGNSALGESATGPVRFPARQTLESFQAIARLHQLNPERVIFLQQNPAAVDSGVFHNDVIAVGHRGLLFHHEEAFAERKDALRRLDESYERINGEALCRIEVPAARVDVSTAVRTYLFNSQIVTVPGRGEVLVAPADCLEDPDVSSLIDEVVSDSWNPIGAVHYFDLRESMRNGGGPACLRQRIVMNEEERAAIRARVIPDEILFGQLEAWIDRHYRTDLDPADLADPQLLEETRRALDDLTDLLNLGSLYSFQK encoded by the coding sequence ATGTATCTGGAGTTCAATTTCGATGGTCTTGTTGGGCCGACGCACAACTACGCGGGATTGGCCCGGGGTAATCTGGCCTCGACCCGTCACCGTCACCGGACGTCCCATCCGAAGGCGGCTGCGCTTCAGGGATTGGCCAAGATGAGAGCGCTCGCACGACTGGGGGTTCCCCAGGGAGTGCTTCCGCCGCTCGAAAGGCCTTCGGTTCCCGCCCTGCGCCTGTTTGGATTTCACGGAGAGGATGATCGGGCCGTCCTCGCCCGCGCCGCCCGTGAGGCGCCGGAGATTCTGGCTGCCTGCTGCTCGGCTTCAAGCATGTGGACGGCGAATGCGGCCACGGTGGCGCCTTCTTCGGATGCGGAGGATCGACGTCTTCATCTGACTCCGGCCAATCTTCTCAGCCATCTTCATCGCGCGCTTGAGGCGGAGGAAACCGCAGCGGTCTTGCGTGCGATTTTTCGGGATCCCGATCGATTTGTCGTTCATCCTCCGCTGCCGGGGGGGCAGGCCATGCGGGACGAGGGAGCCGCCAACCATACCCGGTTGGTTCCGGAATTCGGCGGATCCGGACTTCATGTGTTTGTCTACGGGAATTCAGCCTTGGGGGAATCCGCGACCGGTCCGGTGCGGTTTCCAGCCCGGCAGACTCTCGAATCCTTCCAGGCTATTGCCCGTCTTCATCAGCTGAATCCGGAAAGGGTGATCTTCCTGCAGCAGAATCCGGCCGCAGTGGATTCGGGTGTCTTTCACAATGACGTTATCGCGGTAGGTCACCGCGGCTTGCTTTTCCATCATGAAGAAGCGTTCGCCGAACGGAAGGACGCCCTGAGGCGTCTCGATGAATCCTACGAACGGATCAACGGTGAAGCCCTCTGCCGGATTGAAGTGCCCGCCGCGCGGGTGGACGTTTCCACAGCCGTCCGCACCTACCTCTTCAACAGCCAGATCGTGACCGTCCCGGGCCGGGGAGAGGTGCTGGTGGCACCGGCGGACTGCCTTGAGGATCCGGATGTGTCCTCCCTGATTGACGAGGTCGTGTCGGATTCATGGAACCCGATCGGAGCGGTCCACTATTTTGATCTGCGCGAGAGCATGCGAAATGGGGGCGGTCCCGCCTGTCTGCGGCAGCGCATCGTGATGAATGAGGAGGAACGGGCGGCGATCCGCGCGCGGGTGATTCCCGACGAGATTCTCTTCGGCCAGCTGGAGGCCTGGATCGATCGTCACTACCGCACGGATCTCGATCCGGCGGATCTGGCCGATCCCCAGCTTCTCGAAGAAACGCGCCGGGCTTTGGATGACCTGACAGACCTCCTCAATCTGGGGTCTCTGTATTCCTTTCAGAAGTAG
- the nrfD gene encoding NrfD/PsrC family molybdoenzyme membrane anchor subunit, with product MRTIIRILTHGGRSYYIWITFLIICVAQGLFAYAGQFRDGLIVTHMRDSVSWGFYIGNFTFLVGVAASAVLLVIPAYVYQWKPIKEVALFGELLAVAAIFMCLLFVLVDMGRPDRLWHIIPFIGRLNFPRSLMAWDALVLNAYLGLNFFVVVYVLWKSARGEPYNAKIVTPLVILSIPMAISIHTVTAFLYNGMAARPYWNSAILAPRFLASAFCSGPAVLLILFQVLRKISPFEIKDEAIHKIAELMAYAMGFNLFLFGAEIFKEYYSNTTHLLHYEYLLFGLHGEPSPIAPFAWMSIVFSVVAFLLFLIPATRRNFFTMNAGAILIYFSVYIEKGIALIIPGYTPDPLGQIYQYVPSMTELQVSVGIFGAGFFVFTLFVRTGIVLYFVEHAVQTGSVGANDRDLRRDSEGAPSGHALPTAQFNRCDKLQPDQVGRDRWARLAGGESDWGAQGALGR from the coding sequence GTGCGGACCATCATTCGAATCCTGACCCACGGGGGACGATCCTATTATATCTGGATCACCTTCCTGATCATCTGCGTCGCGCAGGGGCTCTTCGCTTATGCCGGGCAATTCCGGGACGGGCTCATTGTCACCCACATGCGCGACTCGGTTTCGTGGGGCTTTTATATCGGGAATTTTACTTTCCTTGTCGGGGTGGCGGCGTCGGCTGTCCTCCTGGTGATCCCCGCCTATGTCTATCAGTGGAAGCCAATCAAGGAAGTGGCCCTGTTCGGCGAGCTTCTCGCGGTTGCCGCGATTTTCATGTGCCTGCTCTTTGTGCTGGTCGACATGGGCCGCCCGGACCGCCTCTGGCACATCATCCCCTTTATCGGCCGACTCAACTTCCCGCGGTCCCTGATGGCATGGGATGCGCTTGTCCTCAACGCCTACCTGGGGCTGAACTTCTTCGTGGTGGTCTACGTCCTCTGGAAGTCGGCCCGGGGTGAGCCCTACAACGCGAAGATCGTCACGCCGCTGGTCATCCTGTCGATTCCCATGGCCATCTCGATCCATACGGTGACCGCTTTTCTTTACAACGGGATGGCGGCCCGTCCCTACTGGAATTCCGCGATCCTGGCACCGCGGTTTCTCGCCTCGGCCTTCTGTTCGGGGCCGGCGGTGCTCCTCATTCTTTTCCAGGTGCTGCGGAAGATCTCTCCGTTCGAGATCAAGGATGAGGCGATCCACAAGATTGCCGAGCTCATGGCCTATGCGATGGGCTTCAACCTCTTCCTCTTCGGGGCGGAGATCTTCAAGGAGTATTATTCAAACACCACGCATCTCCTGCATTACGAGTATCTCCTTTTCGGATTGCATGGCGAGCCGTCGCCCATTGCGCCGTTTGCCTGGATGTCGATTGTCTTCTCGGTCGTCGCATTCCTGCTCTTTCTGATACCGGCAACCCGAAGGAATTTCTTCACCATGAATGCCGGGGCGATCCTCATTTATTTCTCGGTCTATATTGAGAAGGGGATCGCCCTGATCATACCGGGTTACACGCCCGATCCCCTGGGACAGATCTACCAGTATGTGCCGAGCATGACCGAACTGCAGGTTTCCGTCGGCATATTCGGGGCGGGTTTCTTTGTCTTCACCCTTTTTGTCCGGACCGGGATCGTCCTCTATTTCGTCGAACACGCGGTTCAAACCGGCAGTGTTGGAGCCAACGACCGGGATCTGAGACGCGATTCCGAAGGCGCGCCCAGCGGTCACGCGCTACCCACTGCCCAATTCAATCGGTGCGACAAGCTTCAGCCCGATCAGGTTGGGCGTGACCGCTGGGCGCGCCTTGCCGGTGGTGAGTCGGATTGGGGCGCGCAGGGAGCCCTTGGGAGGTGA
- a CDS encoding cytochrome c3 family protein, protein MLVSVCVTTAVIGLSSLLADRVLAEGTAESPDRPASDEELVAVSPPPFSEDIFPCSDCHDPTDKVNTTRHEVDFHDNILLKHDEKNRWCLDCHDVRNRDVLHLADGRPVPFTESYRLCGQCHGPQLKNWRAGDHGRRTGYWNGQKEYLLCASCHNPHSPAFKPIKPLPPPSRQENIR, encoded by the coding sequence ATGCTTGTGTCCGTTTGCGTGACCACCGCGGTCATCGGCTTGAGCTCTCTGCTGGCCGACCGGGTCCTGGCGGAGGGAACTGCAGAGAGCCCGGACCGTCCGGCATCCGACGAGGAGCTCGTTGCCGTTTCGCCGCCGCCGTTCAGCGAGGACATCTTCCCGTGTTCCGATTGCCACGATCCGACGGACAAGGTGAACACGACCCGGCATGAGGTCGATTTCCACGACAATATCCTGCTCAAGCACGACGAAAAGAACCGCTGGTGCCTTGATTGCCATGACGTGCGCAACCGCGACGTGCTGCATCTCGCGGACGGTCGCCCCGTTCCCTTCACCGAGTCCTACCGGCTCTGCGGACAGTGTCACGGACCGCAGCTGAAGAACTGGCGGGCGGGGGATCATGGCCGGCGGACGGGGTATTGGAACGGCCAGAAGGAATACCTGCTTTGCGCCAGTTGCCACAATCCCCATTCCCCCGCCTTCAAGCCGATCAAGCCATTACCCCCTCCCAGCAGACAGGAGAACATCCGATGA